From Deltaproteobacteria bacterium, one genomic window encodes:
- a CDS encoding response regulator, translated as MPKSKRIGDILVERGVIDHTTAELIEAERLLTRSRFLSAAVAHGRISEIDALAALSTRDGIPAIDLSRAIISTSIVKRVPIAMAQQHILLPVRIDGPYLLVAMATPKDKKVIDELAFAAGMQVLPHAALYSRLIELIPKVYAAAGSYFRAPLAPAELNNQEYAPVITGDEIADELDVEVVIDSDIESIEEDSETSANVTAATTKVKSNTKVILVVEDEPDIAKLINSTLNPLGCEIINASRGLEALQLIKARQPALIILDAMLPEVHGFEICRKVKESKRFANIPVLMISAVYRGWQIADDIKATYKADAFMEKPFRVADLRHIVTQLLERTHINDSDEQLSDTAQRLLQKGQEFLALDDYAQAVDQLQEAESLEPFSAAIQFLLAVALEKYDRAFQAIYHYERAIELKPDYFSAAQKAAQLYHARGFRQKAVEMWQRAMSSAPNPEVREKIKLHLVSLL; from the coding sequence ATGCCGAAGTCCAAGCGTATTGGTGACATTTTAGTTGAAAGAGGTGTCATTGACCATACTACTGCTGAATTAATCGAGGCTGAGCGATTATTAACGCGTTCGCGATTTTTATCAGCAGCGGTAGCTCATGGTCGCATATCTGAGATTGATGCTCTGGCAGCGTTATCAACTCGTGATGGTATACCGGCAATCGATTTATCTCGTGCAATTATATCTACTAGCATCGTTAAACGAGTACCAATAGCAATGGCGCAGCAGCATATACTTTTGCCAGTGCGAATAGATGGTCCATATCTTTTGGTAGCTATGGCCACACCAAAAGATAAAAAAGTAATAGATGAATTAGCCTTCGCTGCCGGTATGCAGGTTTTACCGCATGCCGCTTTATATTCGCGCTTGATTGAACTTATTCCCAAGGTTTATGCAGCCGCTGGTTCCTATTTTCGCGCTCCCTTAGCCCCAGCTGAATTAAACAATCAAGAATACGCTCCGGTTATTACCGGTGATGAAATAGCTGATGAATTAGATGTTGAAGTAGTCATTGATAGCGATATTGAATCTATTGAAGAAGATAGCGAAACTTCTGCAAATGTAACTGCCGCTACAACAAAAGTTAAAAGTAATACTAAAGTTATTCTAGTAGTCGAAGACGAACCTGATATCGCAAAATTAATTAACTCCACACTTAATCCTCTTGGTTGTGAAATCATCAATGCTAGTCGTGGCCTTGAAGCTCTACAGCTAATAAAGGCGCGTCAACCGGCTCTAATAATTCTTGATGCTATGTTGCCTGAAGTGCATGGATTTGAAATTTGCCGCAAGGTTAAAGAAAGTAAACGTTTTGCAAATATCCCCGTGTTGATGATCTCAGCAGTATACCGTGGTTGGCAAATTGCAGATGATATTAAGGCCACTTATAAAGCGGATGCTTTTATGGAAAAGCCTTTTCGGGTGGCTGATTTGCGTCATATAGTTACACAATTACTTGAACGTACGCACATAAATGACTCTGATGAGCAACTTAGTGATACAGCACAACGTTTATTACAAAAAGGTCAAGAGTTCTTGGCTCTTGATGATTACGCCCAAGCTGTCGATCAATTGCAAGAGGCTGAGTCACTTGAGCCGTTTTCTGCTGCGATTCAATTTTTATTGGCTGTTGCTTTAGAAAAATACGATAGAGCGTTTCAAGCGATTTACCATTATGAACGAGCTATTGAATTAAAACCTGATTATTTTTCTGCGGCTCAAAAAGCTGCGCAACTCTACCATGCACGCGGTTTTCGCCAGAAAGCTGTAGAAATGTGGCAACGAGCTATGAGTTCGGCGCCGAATCCCGAAGTGCGCGAGAAGATAAAGTTGCACTTGGTGAGTTTATTATAA
- a CDS encoding HEAT repeat domain-containing protein, whose protein sequence is MPQQLTQVLLENRIISVETLNEALQRQVIFGGSIDTNIFEVSDTSEHILLKYLGIVTGLPTIDKQQIDQIAEHIPRLFPLVFAETYHLVPFRLVEQELLVLLNEAPDQQLLERISERLRLKAVAVVTTEVRLHYAMHHVYGTALLPRFANLLKRLDGDLPTSFSESNEHVLSWGLTQSVITPTSKLGNKQRQSLDVRSVLKRLDAAIDRDNIVEALLGAAISVFEFAGLFAIHSERINGWRGATPADTQRVARISLSVELPSVFQTIYATGGHYLGPLIQNSINTKLLDDMGREIPRAALLAPIFIGDKMAAILYADNGKRVVSSRRVAAILLLIQRTGVAFERLIRRQKQNPDNELANIASEPAQLDFNAMTVSAEGETWVVQNIVPPQSTANYDNSSANTNESKVNEASYQPVNNFTSSSYAITNNHEFPANSPIPTAVAIGRLSKINKKAVPIDETVLNNDELSEPTMITNIGDTLAPSINVQNQTESTINQGDSTDNSLEPWGIVSLSEIGKAEVSINISDEIIIDPDIAVELDLGEFNSTALATPASKLSSTSTPIPIPIPNKINERPATKKKPPEHSDYQIFADVSDSPKAALDDWQDVLIETAGLDSSAFASSQHTQNTPPSVTWDDVIAEAERAQKQITPTAAVEVAGKVIDTREFLFDSLEAQNPEIRRDAIEKLLALGTSIDDELHQRFPGRLLCDPLSENDSLPLFRACSGLLELIAARGASAAAIVLPHLESPNALHRLFAIYYLYTVQYPPALAALTRRLYDAEPKNRYLAAETLRLYAHDHGYPPIVQNLREQLRVPVIESQVAAVQILGQLREPTAVPSLIPLVVAKRSELAMAAISALAVICGRNLGADVANWASWWQKNYNRPRPVWLIESLRDANLETLHMVHNELVLLSGTNPEIDFAASGSREKAIATWEAWWTQLVRSSAMQN, encoded by the coding sequence ATGCCGCAGCAACTCACGCAAGTCTTACTTGAAAATCGTATCATTAGTGTTGAGACTCTCAATGAGGCTTTGCAACGACAAGTAATTTTTGGCGGCAGCATTGATACTAATATTTTTGAAGTTAGCGATACTTCTGAGCACATTTTACTTAAGTATTTAGGCATTGTTACTGGCTTACCAACAATCGATAAACAACAGATAGACCAAATCGCAGAACACATACCACGCCTATTCCCTTTAGTGTTCGCTGAAACCTACCATTTGGTACCATTTCGTTTAGTAGAACAAGAATTATTGGTATTACTTAATGAGGCTCCTGATCAGCAATTATTAGAACGGATCAGTGAACGGTTGCGATTAAAAGCGGTGGCCGTAGTTACGACTGAGGTTCGGTTACATTATGCTATGCACCATGTTTATGGCACGGCCCTGCTACCACGTTTTGCCAACTTGCTTAAACGTCTTGATGGTGATCTACCAACTAGCTTTTCAGAATCTAATGAACACGTTCTTTCGTGGGGATTAACTCAAAGTGTAATTACCCCTACCTCAAAGCTAGGTAACAAACAACGTCAAAGTCTTGATGTTCGTAGTGTACTTAAACGTTTAGATGCCGCCATAGACCGAGATAATATCGTCGAAGCTTTATTAGGTGCAGCTATTTCGGTTTTTGAATTTGCTGGATTATTTGCAATTCATAGCGAACGGATAAATGGCTGGCGAGGAGCAACACCTGCAGACACTCAAAGAGTAGCGCGAATTAGCCTTAGCGTAGAGTTACCATCAGTATTTCAAACTATATATGCAACTGGCGGCCATTATTTAGGACCACTGATACAAAATAGCATAAATACCAAACTACTTGATGATATGGGACGTGAAATACCGCGAGCTGCGCTACTAGCGCCAATTTTTATTGGTGATAAAATGGCAGCAATACTTTACGCCGATAATGGCAAGCGTGTTGTTTCTTCAAGACGAGTAGCCGCAATATTACTGCTTATTCAAAGAACTGGTGTCGCTTTTGAACGGTTGATCAGAAGACAAAAACAAAATCCCGACAACGAGCTAGCCAATATTGCTAGTGAACCTGCTCAACTTGATTTCAATGCCATGACCGTTAGTGCTGAAGGCGAAACTTGGGTGGTTCAAAACATTGTACCACCACAGTCAACAGCTAATTATGATAATTCATCAGCTAATACTAATGAGAGCAAGGTAAATGAGGCAAGCTATCAACCAGTAAATAATTTTACCTCTTCATCATATGCTATTACTAATAACCATGAGTTCCCTGCCAATAGCCCTATACCAACTGCTGTTGCTATCGGCAGGTTGAGTAAAATCAACAAAAAAGCTGTGCCAATCGATGAAACTGTTTTAAATAATGATGAACTTAGTGAGCCGACAATGATAACAAATATCGGTGATACCCTTGCGCCTAGTATCAATGTTCAAAACCAAACTGAGTCAACAATAAACCAAGGCGATTCTACTGATAATAGTTTGGAACCCTGGGGCATTGTAAGCTTGAGTGAAATCGGCAAAGCCGAAGTTAGTATTAATATAAGCGATGAGATTATTATTGATCCTGATATAGCGGTAGAGCTTGATTTAGGAGAATTCAACTCAACTGCTTTGGCAACTCCTGCATCAAAACTTTCCTCTACCTCAACACCGATTCCGATTCCCATACCAAATAAAATAAATGAGCGGCCCGCAACGAAGAAAAAACCGCCGGAACATAGCGATTATCAAATTTTTGCTGACGTCAGTGATAGCCCAAAAGCCGCGCTTGATGATTGGCAAGATGTACTAATCGAGACTGCTGGGCTTGATAGTTCAGCATTTGCAAGCAGCCAACATACTCAAAATACACCACCAAGCGTAACCTGGGATGATGTTATTGCTGAAGCTGAACGCGCCCAAAAACAAATTACTCCCACCGCCGCAGTAGAAGTAGCTGGCAAGGTTATCGACACGCGTGAGTTTCTTTTTGACTCATTAGAAGCTCAAAATCCTGAAATACGACGTGATGCTATCGAAAAATTATTAGCTCTCGGTACTAGCATCGACGATGAATTACATCAACGTTTTCCCGGAAGATTGCTTTGTGATCCTTTATCTGAAAATGATAGTCTGCCACTTTTTCGTGCTTGCAGCGGCTTACTTGAACTTATTGCAGCACGGGGGGCTAGCGCCGCTGCAATAGTATTACCCCATCTTGAAAGTCCAAATGCTCTCCATCGTCTGTTTGCTATTTATTATCTTTATACCGTACAATATCCACCAGCGCTCGCAGCATTAACACGACGACTTTATGATGCTGAACCTAAAAACCGTTATCTTGCTGCTGAAACTTTGCGACTTTATGCACATGACCATGGTTATCCTCCTATTGTGCAAAACTTACGCGAACAATTAAGAGTTCCGGTTATTGAATCGCAAGTTGCTGCCGTACAGATCCTTGGACAATTGCGTGAGCCGACGGCTGTGCCTTCATTGATCCCATTGGTTGTCGCAAAACGTTCAGAACTGGCAATGGCAGCGATTTCAGCATTAGCGGT